The following proteins are co-located in the Phytoactinopolyspora mesophila genome:
- a CDS encoding FecCD family ABC transporter permease yields MPVSPPNAAKPERKQARPALRRRSSTALAGINAVLIVAIVATVILSGATGPTDVTFVESFKVVLGHLLPDMSWMSDGSLTRLQDQAVWDFRLPRTLLAGLTGAGLALAGALMQAIVRNPLAEPYILGVSSGAGVGAVLVITLGSASLAGVTLSTAAFIGALVTTIAVYLLARQHGVLAPTRMILTGVALGSLLSAVTSYLTLTTEAQNVFSVLFFLLGSVSAATFHQLIVPAVALTIVSLYVFTRPRALNALLVGDESATALGVDVNRLRTYLMIAAALLTGSVVAVSGGIGFVGLVIPHIARIIVGTDHRRMLPVTVLGGALFLMLADLLARTVAQPTEIPIGIITAVVGAPFFLWLMRRGRAARAGMQR; encoded by the coding sequence TTGCCGGTCAGCCCACCGAATGCCGCCAAGCCCGAGCGCAAGCAGGCTCGACCCGCTCTTCGCCGCCGTTCCTCCACTGCGCTGGCCGGTATCAACGCCGTATTGATCGTCGCCATCGTCGCCACCGTCATCCTCTCGGGCGCCACGGGGCCTACGGATGTCACCTTCGTCGAGTCTTTCAAGGTCGTCCTCGGACACCTGCTCCCGGACATGAGCTGGATGAGCGACGGCTCCCTCACCCGGCTGCAGGACCAGGCGGTCTGGGACTTCCGCCTACCTCGGACGCTGCTAGCCGGGCTGACCGGCGCCGGGCTCGCGCTGGCCGGCGCGCTCATGCAGGCCATCGTCCGCAACCCGCTCGCCGAGCCCTATATCCTCGGAGTCTCCTCCGGCGCAGGTGTTGGCGCCGTCCTGGTCATCACCCTCGGCTCGGCGTCGCTCGCCGGGGTGACACTCAGCACCGCGGCGTTCATCGGCGCGCTGGTGACCACCATCGCCGTTTACCTCCTCGCCCGGCAACACGGCGTGCTCGCGCCCACCAGGATGATCCTCACCGGTGTCGCCCTCGGATCACTGCTCAGCGCTGTCACCAGCTACCTCACACTGACTACCGAGGCGCAGAACGTGTTCAGTGTGCTCTTCTTCCTGCTCGGGTCGGTCTCCGCAGCGACCTTTCACCAGCTGATCGTCCCAGCCGTCGCGCTGACGATCGTCAGCCTCTACGTCTTCACCCGGCCACGCGCCCTCAACGCATTGCTCGTCGGCGACGAGTCCGCCACGGCGCTCGGCGTCGACGTCAACCGGCTTCGTACCTACTTGATGATCGCAGCCGCGCTGCTGACCGGCTCCGTCGTCGCGGTCAGCGGTGGCATCGGCTTCGTGGGGCTGGTGATTCCGCATATCGCGCGCATCATCGTCGGCACCGACCACCGCCGCATGCTCCCGGTCACGGTCCTCGGCGGCGCACTGTTCCTCATGCTGGCCGATCTGCTCGCCCGCACGGTGGCGCAACCGACAGAGATTCCCATCGGCATCATCACCGCGGTGGTCGGGGCACCGTTCTTCCTCTGGCTGATGCGGCGCGGCCGGGCGGCACGGGCCGGGATGCAACGATGA